The following coding sequences are from one Beggiatoa alba B18LD window:
- a CDS encoding NRDE family protein, which yields MCLILLAYQTHPRYPLIIAANRDEFHARPTLAAHFWSDAPNLLAGRDLQNGGTWMGITQQGQFAALTNYREAQQTPSLPSYSRGLLVSDFLRTSQTLTAYITNCLQQADLYKGFNLLLGNLQQLYYLSNRSAGYQLVPAGVHALSNHLLNTPWVKVQAGKNALQTLLNQDFPLTALFDVLADRTPVADAQLPKTGVSLAWERLLSPRFIVSPEYGTRSSTVLRINTVGIVDFCERSFNATGDLEKVVNYQFTVQ from the coding sequence CCAATCGAGATGAGTTTCACGCTCGCCCCACCTTAGCCGCTCACTTCTGGTCAGATGCGCCAAATTTGTTGGCAGGACGCGATTTACAAAATGGAGGCACATGGATGGGTATCACGCAACAAGGACAATTTGCCGCACTCACAAATTATCGTGAAGCACAACAAACGCCTTCCCTACCTTCCTATTCTCGTGGCTTGCTCGTCAGCGATTTTTTACGCACATCACAAACATTAACTGCCTATATAACGAATTGCTTACAACAAGCTGATTTATATAAAGGATTTAACTTATTATTAGGCAATCTGCAACAATTATATTACCTTAGCAATCGCAGTGCAGGTTATCAACTTGTGCCTGCAGGTGTGCATGCGCTGAGTAATCATCTTTTAAATACGCCATGGGTCAAAGTACAAGCGGGAAAAAACGCGCTGCAAACGCTTTTAAATCAAGATTTCCCCTTAACTGCTTTATTTGACGTGCTGGCAGATAGAACACCCGTTGCCGATGCACAATTACCTAAAACTGGCGTGAGTTTGGCATGGGAACGCCTGCTTTCTCCACGTTTTATTGTCAGTCCTGAATATGGAACACGCAGTTCTACTGTATTGCGTATTAATACCGTAGGAATTGTCGATTTTTGTGAGCGTAGTTTTAATGCAACAGGGGACTTAGAAAAAGTCGTTAATTACCAATTTACAGTGCAGTAA